A genomic window from Rhodococcus sp. KBS0724 includes:
- a CDS encoding molybdopterin-dependent oxidoreductase: protein MTSTVTDHSSGTHVGARICPLCEATCGLLFELDGRTVVGVSPNVDDVFSAGHSCAKGLGLGRLENDPDRLRTPLIRDGARGEFREATWDEAFAEIGRRLPAYVSNDPGSCAVYTGNPAAHHLDPSLYLGTMITALRTRNLYSPASVDTLPKNLAHMLLYGTGLGLSIPDIDRTDYLLLLGSNPLVSNGSTITAPGIARRLSALRERGGTLVVVDPARTRTAEVSDLHVAIRPGTDALFLLGLLSVIAAEGLASLGDAAPHVDGLDDALSIAAQFPPAVVAPVCGIDPAVIFTVARGFAGAPRAVANSRIGSCMQEFGTLANWLVEVLTIATGNLDRPGGAMFPMPPAGGQNTWPVTKTPPFTFARWHSRVRSLPEAMGELPAVCFAEEILTPGPGRTRALVTIAGNPARSLPNSTAIEKALGQLEFMVSIDCYVNETTRYADVILPPPPLATRGHYDIALTHFQVRNVARYTPPLLDTSTDEMSEWHILLRLAAIASGTPNRAVGEIDEEVAAVAMRRAAKLAGCGVEDVERESAGRTGPVRLLDLRLRSGPFGDRFGSNPGGLTLAMLESTPNGIDFGPLQPRLPEVLRTPNGRVNVVPKMIVDDIPRLRASMERSTDGLLLINRRQRRGMNSWLHNALPQPDDGQCALFVNPDDAAVLSVHTGDRVDVTSAVSSVVAEVRVTAEMRPGVVSLPHGWGHDGSGLRTSASAAAPGANVNALVGDVIVEPLTASPIFNGVPVTVTRTR, encoded by the coding sequence ATGACGTCGACTGTCACCGACCATTCGAGCGGTACGCACGTCGGGGCTCGGATCTGCCCGCTGTGTGAAGCTACGTGCGGACTCCTCTTCGAACTCGACGGTCGCACAGTTGTCGGGGTGTCACCAAACGTCGACGATGTCTTCAGTGCTGGTCACAGTTGCGCGAAGGGTCTCGGTTTGGGGCGGCTGGAGAATGATCCCGACCGCTTGCGGACCCCACTGATCCGCGATGGCGCCAGGGGTGAGTTCCGGGAGGCAACGTGGGACGAAGCGTTTGCCGAGATCGGTCGACGCCTACCCGCGTACGTGAGCAACGATCCCGGTAGCTGCGCCGTGTACACCGGCAACCCCGCTGCCCATCATCTGGATCCGTCGCTCTATCTCGGGACGATGATCACGGCCCTGCGCACCCGAAACCTGTACTCGCCCGCGAGTGTCGACACGTTGCCGAAGAACCTCGCACACATGCTGCTCTACGGCACTGGTCTCGGCTTGTCGATTCCGGACATCGACCGCACCGACTATCTTTTGCTCCTCGGGAGCAATCCACTGGTCTCCAACGGAAGCACGATTACCGCGCCCGGTATCGCTCGCCGACTGAGTGCGCTGCGCGAGCGCGGTGGCACACTCGTTGTGGTCGATCCGGCGCGTACTCGAACCGCAGAGGTCAGTGATCTGCACGTGGCGATCAGGCCCGGCACCGATGCGCTGTTCCTGCTCGGCCTGCTCTCGGTCATTGCCGCAGAGGGACTCGCGAGTCTCGGTGATGCTGCTCCGCACGTGGACGGTCTCGATGACGCGCTATCGATCGCGGCGCAATTTCCCCCCGCTGTGGTGGCGCCGGTGTGCGGTATCGATCCGGCTGTCATCTTCACTGTTGCACGTGGTTTTGCCGGCGCACCGCGGGCAGTGGCAAACTCTCGGATCGGTTCCTGTATGCAGGAATTCGGGACGCTGGCCAATTGGCTCGTCGAGGTACTCACGATCGCGACCGGTAATCTCGACCGTCCGGGTGGTGCAATGTTCCCGATGCCGCCTGCCGGTGGGCAGAACACCTGGCCGGTGACCAAGACTCCACCGTTTACCTTCGCTCGCTGGCATTCTCGCGTGCGGTCTCTACCCGAGGCAATGGGGGAACTGCCGGCAGTGTGTTTTGCCGAGGAGATTCTGACTCCCGGTCCTGGCCGCACTCGAGCGCTGGTCACCATCGCCGGCAACCCCGCGCGCTCGCTACCCAACAGCACCGCGATCGAAAAGGCCCTGGGGCAACTCGAATTCATGGTCAGTATCGACTGCTACGTCAACGAGACAACTCGATATGCCGATGTCATCCTGCCCCCACCTCCGCTTGCCACGCGCGGCCACTACGACATCGCCCTCACACACTTTCAAGTCCGCAACGTTGCGCGCTACACGCCGCCATTGCTCGATACCTCGACTGACGAGATGTCGGAATGGCACATCCTCCTACGCCTTGCTGCGATCGCGAGTGGCACCCCGAACCGTGCTGTCGGCGAGATCGACGAGGAGGTAGCGGCCGTGGCGATGCGCCGCGCAGCAAAGCTTGCCGGTTGCGGCGTCGAGGACGTCGAACGCGAGAGTGCCGGGCGCACAGGACCCGTCAGACTGCTGGACCTTCGGCTGCGCAGTGGCCCGTTCGGTGACCGGTTCGGGAGCAATCCCGGAGGACTTACGTTGGCAATGCTCGAGTCGACTCCGAACGGCATCGACTTCGGGCCGCTGCAGCCCCGATTGCCTGAGGTGCTGCGAACGCCGAACGGGCGCGTAAATGTGGTACCGAAGATGATCGTCGACGATATTCCGCGCTTGAGGGCAAGTATGGAACGCTCGACCGACGGGCTGTTGCTGATCAACCGAAGGCAGCGGCGGGGAATGAACTCGTGGCTGCACAATGCATTGCCGCAACCGGACGACGGACAATGCGCACTCTTCGTGAATCCGGATGATGCAGCAGTTTTGTCCGTACACACCGGGGATCGAGTCGACGTGACCTCGGCGGTGTCGAGCGTTGTTGCCGAAGTTCGGGTGACCGCCGAGATGCGACCTGGTGTGGTGAGTCTGCCGCACGGCTGGGGTCACGACGGTAGTGGATTGCGTACGTCTGCTTCGGCGGCCGCGCCAGGCGCCAACGTCAATGCTCTCGTAGGCGACGTGATTGTAGAACCACTCACTGCTTCCCCCATCTTCAACGGCGTGCCTGTCACTGTGACGCGCACGCGTTAG
- a CDS encoding class I adenylate-forming enzyme family protein, producing the protein MNLADLTRYWGKTRPQQQAIVFGDTSQTWAQVDAITDALARGLAARGVGKGDRVGVMMLNRPELAHVILATLKLGAISVPLNFRLIGKELAPMLVDSAPRVVIVEDELASLLEEGSAAVDFEIFAIGGSAHRRYESLLDVGTAPVVDISADDPAFICYTSGTTGVQKGATLTHRNALSSGLSLVIGAGLSARDRVMCSAPLVYTGSVISIFVQMVLVPGSTMVLLREFDPEIALDTFAREQVTAAQTVPVIWERMTALPDFGVRKLAKFTFATAGGAPVSLDLLDFYNDRGVPLTQAYGLTEASGLVSTLEYEDARTRPGFAGLALVGTEIRIGAADGGFAAPNEIGEILVRGEHVMAGYWNKPDATAGALVGGWLRTGDLGLQDELGFLKVVDRSKDMVISGGLNVYPAEIEKALHVIDGLVDLAVIGVADDRWGEVPMVVFHSDRSAADVVADISVVAGASLASFKRPRHAVALDEPLPRTFSGKLAKAVLRTKFPQAPESALAVGGMHRISERNA; encoded by the coding sequence ATGAATTTGGCGGACCTGACCCGGTACTGGGGGAAAACTCGGCCGCAGCAGCAGGCCATTGTTTTTGGTGACACGTCGCAGACGTGGGCGCAGGTGGACGCGATCACCGATGCGTTGGCGCGTGGTTTGGCAGCCCGTGGTGTGGGCAAGGGGGATCGGGTTGGGGTCATGATGCTCAATCGGCCTGAGTTGGCCCATGTCATTTTGGCGACGCTCAAGTTGGGTGCGATCAGTGTCCCGCTGAATTTCCGGTTGATCGGCAAGGAGCTTGCGCCGATGCTGGTCGATTCGGCGCCGCGGGTGGTGATCGTGGAGGACGAGTTGGCTTCTCTTCTCGAAGAGGGTTCTGCGGCAGTAGATTTCGAGATCTTTGCCATCGGTGGTAGTGCTCATCGCCGGTACGAGTCGTTGTTGGATGTGGGTACGGCTCCGGTTGTGGACATCTCGGCTGACGATCCCGCCTTTATTTGTTACACGTCGGGGACGACGGGTGTGCAGAAGGGCGCGACGCTGACCCATCGCAATGCACTGTCTTCCGGTCTGTCCTTGGTGATCGGTGCCGGGCTGTCGGCGCGTGATCGTGTCATGTGTTCGGCACCTCTCGTCTATACCGGTTCGGTTATCTCGATTTTTGTCCAGATGGTCTTGGTACCTGGCTCGACCATGGTGCTTCTGCGTGAATTCGACCCGGAGATTGCACTCGATACCTTTGCGAGGGAACAGGTGACGGCTGCGCAAACGGTGCCGGTGATTTGGGAGCGTATGACTGCTCTTCCGGATTTCGGCGTTCGCAAGCTGGCCAAGTTCACCTTTGCTACCGCCGGTGGAGCGCCGGTCAGTCTCGACCTCCTCGATTTCTACAACGACCGCGGCGTTCCACTTACGCAGGCCTACGGCTTGACCGAAGCCTCCGGACTGGTATCGACTCTCGAGTACGAAGACGCCAGGACGCGGCCGGGTTTTGCCGGTCTTGCATTGGTAGGCACCGAGATCCGGATCGGCGCTGCGGACGGCGGGTTTGCTGCGCCGAACGAGATCGGAGAGATCCTGGTCCGCGGTGAGCACGTCATGGCGGGGTACTGGAACAAACCTGACGCTACTGCCGGCGCCCTGGTCGGTGGCTGGCTGCGGACCGGTGATCTCGGCCTTCAAGACGAGCTGGGGTTTCTCAAGGTGGTGGACCGCAGTAAGGACATGGTGATTTCCGGGGGTCTCAACGTCTACCCGGCGGAAATCGAGAAAGCCCTGCACGTCATCGACGGGTTGGTCGATCTTGCGGTGATCGGGGTTGCGGACGACCGCTGGGGTGAAGTTCCGATGGTCGTGTTCCACAGCGACCGTTCTGCGGCCGATGTCGTCGCAGATATCAGCGTTGTTGCGGGTGCGAGCCTCGCAAGTTTCAAACGGCCGCGCCACGCCGTCGCTCTGGATGAGCCGCTACCTCGCACGTTCTCCGGAAAGTTGGCAAAAGCAGTTCTGCGGACCAAGTTCCCGCAAGCGCCGGAATCTGCGCTTGCAGTGGGCGGGATGCATCGAATCTCTGAAAGGAACGCATGA
- a CDS encoding FAD-dependent oxidoreductase, giving the protein MAYVVTQNCCNDATCVAVCPVNCIHPTPEEREYQSTEMLYIDAGSCIDCGACADVCPVDAIVPEDALTERTARYLEINAEYFAAHPRNEPPGAHVQPGPRGTRDDETPLAPLRVAIVGSGPSAFYAAEELFTTSGLDVEVTMFERLPVAGGLVRFGVAPDHASTKSVTKVFDRTARRDGFTFLLDVEVGRDVTTEELLNHHHAVLYASGASDDRRLGIEGEDLPGSYAAREFVAWYNGHPDHADATFDLSSPRAVVIGNGNVALDVARILVSDPDILRRTDIADHALAAFEGSDIEEVVVLGRRGPEFTAATTPELLALDSLPGIDVVVEGPVNVDASSTTKTRLLAEYAARPTDPEKKRIILRFDTTPLGLLGSRRVEKVRVAATSTGEVSEFDAGFVLRSIGYRGRPVDGLPYDMRSGTVPNSAGRVQDPDAGTVSRGLYVAGWIKRGPTGVIGTNRYCAGETVRSIVEDHRAGRLGTPMADVRALHALILQRRPSLIDGNGWRAIDRHELESGRRQERPRVKLVDRREAAAIARAVMESSPSQGLLN; this is encoded by the coding sequence ATGGCCTATGTTGTCACTCAGAACTGTTGCAACGATGCGACCTGCGTTGCGGTGTGCCCCGTCAATTGCATCCATCCGACGCCGGAGGAACGCGAGTACCAGAGCACCGAGATGCTGTACATCGATGCGGGCTCCTGTATCGACTGCGGTGCGTGCGCCGATGTGTGCCCCGTCGACGCGATAGTCCCGGAGGACGCGTTGACCGAGCGCACGGCACGCTACCTCGAGATCAATGCCGAGTACTTTGCCGCGCATCCGCGAAACGAACCGCCGGGTGCGCACGTGCAACCTGGCCCACGAGGGACGCGTGATGATGAAACCCCGCTTGCGCCACTGCGTGTGGCGATAGTCGGCTCCGGACCCTCCGCCTTTTATGCGGCCGAAGAATTGTTCACCACGTCCGGACTCGACGTGGAGGTGACGATGTTCGAGAGACTGCCGGTTGCCGGTGGGCTGGTCCGATTCGGAGTCGCACCGGACCACGCGAGCACCAAGTCCGTCACGAAGGTGTTCGACCGGACCGCACGGCGCGATGGTTTTACATTCCTTCTCGACGTTGAGGTAGGTCGGGATGTGACGACCGAGGAACTGCTCAACCACCATCACGCGGTCCTGTATGCGTCAGGTGCATCCGACGACCGCCGACTCGGGATTGAGGGAGAGGACCTCCCGGGAAGCTACGCAGCGCGTGAATTCGTGGCCTGGTACAACGGGCACCCGGATCACGCGGATGCGACGTTCGATCTATCGTCTCCGCGTGCAGTGGTGATCGGTAACGGTAACGTCGCTCTCGACGTGGCCCGAATTCTTGTCTCCGATCCGGACATACTGCGACGCACCGACATCGCCGACCACGCATTGGCGGCGTTCGAGGGTAGTGACATCGAGGAGGTTGTGGTTCTCGGACGCCGTGGTCCGGAGTTCACGGCCGCCACGACGCCGGAGTTGCTCGCGCTCGATTCCTTGCCGGGTATCGACGTTGTGGTGGAAGGGCCCGTGAACGTCGACGCGTCGTCTACGACCAAAACTCGCCTTCTTGCCGAATATGCTGCCCGACCAACTGATCCGGAGAAAAAGCGCATCATCCTTCGGTTCGACACGACACCCCTCGGGTTGCTTGGATCGCGTCGAGTGGAGAAGGTACGGGTTGCGGCAACAAGTACGGGGGAGGTTTCGGAGTTCGACGCCGGCTTCGTGCTGCGCTCGATCGGATATCGGGGGCGCCCGGTTGACGGACTGCCGTATGACATGAGGTCCGGGACAGTGCCGAACTCGGCAGGGCGAGTGCAGGATCCAGACGCCGGTACTGTAAGCCGCGGCCTGTATGTTGCGGGGTGGATCAAGCGGGGGCCAACCGGTGTGATCGGCACCAATCGATACTGCGCCGGTGAAACGGTGAGGTCGATCGTCGAAGACCACCGCGCCGGGCGACTGGGAACGCCGATGGCTGATGTGCGCGCTCTGCATGCGTTGATCCTGCAGCGACGCCCGAGCCTGATCGATGGCAACGGTTGGCGGGCGATCGACCGTCATGAGCTCGAGAGTGGGCGCCGCCAGGAACGTCCCAGGGTGAAGTTGGTAGATCGGCGAGAGGCTGCGGCCATTGCACGCGCCGTCATGGAAAGTTCACCGTCCCAGGGCTTGCTCAATTAA
- a CDS encoding MFS transporter, with amino-acid sequence MTTTRDVDISDLIDKAPLSLLQKRTIAVCLILAILDGLDAQLIGFAIPALSEAWGVSKASFGLLLALSAGAMVVGSMVFGPLSDRYGRRRVILVCTVIFAVFTLASALATSMSMLIVLRILAGLGLGGVTPNLVALTSEYSPTRIRATAVTVVIAGMSLGGFVGGFAAAFLIPSFGWQSIFVIGGVLPLVAAAVAWFWLPESGRFLAARGDHAGASKIFASIAPTANITATDRFVQDIPVHTKSPVRELFSGNRAVDTVLLWVVFVINFLVIYFLLSWMPSLFSNAGQSASTALLAAALFNLGGMTGALTFGRITDRIGNGFAVVMAGYTLGAIFIGAVAMLLGNSLLLLVTIFVVGFGMSGSSAGIIAIASSIYPVSSRATGVGWALGVGRIGSIVGPSLGAVLIAAGMDARTIFMLMIVPTMVAVLTLAVLQLRSRRALRVEQSSTTSVFTPVES; translated from the coding sequence ATGACAACGACTAGAGACGTGGATATCTCGGATTTGATCGACAAGGCGCCGTTGTCTCTCTTGCAGAAGAGAACAATCGCGGTGTGTTTGATCCTGGCAATTCTTGATGGGCTCGATGCGCAGTTGATTGGTTTCGCAATTCCAGCCCTGTCCGAAGCCTGGGGAGTTTCGAAGGCTTCGTTCGGTTTGCTTCTTGCGTTGAGCGCCGGCGCTATGGTTGTCGGCAGCATGGTGTTCGGGCCGTTGTCCGACCGCTACGGACGGCGGAGAGTCATCCTTGTCTGTACGGTGATCTTCGCGGTCTTCACGCTGGCGTCTGCGCTGGCGACATCGATGTCGATGCTCATCGTGCTGCGCATCCTGGCCGGCCTGGGTTTGGGTGGTGTCACCCCGAATCTTGTTGCTCTGACCAGTGAATACAGCCCCACGAGAATCCGTGCAACGGCAGTAACCGTGGTTATCGCAGGTATGTCACTGGGTGGGTTTGTCGGAGGTTTTGCCGCAGCCTTTCTGATTCCGTCGTTCGGGTGGCAATCGATCTTCGTCATCGGTGGTGTACTTCCGTTGGTCGCAGCCGCGGTGGCATGGTTCTGGCTGCCGGAGTCCGGTCGATTCTTGGCTGCTCGCGGTGACCATGCAGGAGCTTCGAAGATCTTTGCGTCGATTGCGCCTACGGCAAACATCACCGCCACGGACCGGTTCGTGCAGGATATTCCGGTTCACACGAAATCGCCTGTACGGGAGCTATTCTCGGGTAATCGGGCCGTCGACACCGTGCTGCTGTGGGTAGTATTCGTCATCAACTTCCTGGTGATCTATTTCCTGCTGAGTTGGATGCCCTCGCTGTTCAGTAACGCCGGTCAGAGTGCGTCGACCGCGCTACTTGCGGCCGCCCTGTTCAATCTTGGTGGTATGACCGGTGCTTTGACGTTCGGCCGGATCACAGACCGCATCGGCAATGGATTTGCCGTAGTCATGGCCGGATACACTCTTGGTGCCATCTTCATCGGGGCAGTGGCAATGTTGCTCGGCAATTCGCTTCTGCTCCTGGTGACGATTTTCGTGGTGGGTTTCGGTATGTCCGGCAGCTCAGCCGGCATCATTGCGATTGCATCATCGATCTACCCGGTCTCGTCACGAGCAACAGGTGTTGGTTGGGCCTTGGGCGTCGGGCGAATCGGATCGATCGTCGGCCCGAGTCTGGGCGCAGTGCTCATCGCCGCCGGCATGGATGCCCGCACGATCTTCATGTTGATGATCGTGCCGACGATGGTCGCGGTACTGACCCTGGCAGTGTTGCAACTACGGAGCCGTCGTGCGCTTCGGGTGGAACAATCGTCCACCACCTCAGTGTTTACTCCGGTCGAGAGCTAG
- a CDS encoding molybdopterin-dependent oxidoreductase, which produces MKTSRSRKTSYCRLCPASCGVLLDLEDNQIVRVLGDAHHPISGGYTCAKGRRGADLARGPDRLTSSLRRTDTGTHVPVSVPEAVTDIAARLKAVVDEHGPESVAMFMGTQQNFAALTPPMARAWFRGTGSHKLFSTMTIDQSAKWVVQERMGTYLGGRQRFETADVWLLAGTNTLVSANGGDGDGAVVQNPSVTLREARERGLRLIVVDPRRTETAARADLHLAPRPGTDAVLFAGMLNLVLSEELYDHDFCRQYAGDLPELAAAVAGATPQMVERVCSVPEDHVRTAARMFASASRGMATTGTGVCMGPHSNLAEHLVAALNVVCGRYLREGEPVDDRSALGRSVPARAEVSPPERGFETGFRSRIGGIRAMRGELPSGILADEILEDGPDRIRALVVSGGNPAAALPDRAKAVHALESLDLLVCVDPLMSDTARLADYVIAPTMMYERDDHTMLMEAFFPIPFAQYTSAVVEAPSGAVDDWRFFFDLAAASGQSVKFAGRVLDPDNPPTSLDALAMLAERGRVPFDDLRVAQHGYVAGHSGSVVGPASPEGSGHRLRLLPDDVSAELVSLLSESVVAAEDRRFPMRLTVRRIREAMNSVGTALDGLVPGGHNPAHLNPEDLARLGVNDGDLVMVRSKSGQLKAVARSDRTVPSGVVSMTHCFGDLDPDADPRSSGSNVNLLTGRSEGAQAINAMPTMTAVPVAVYPLSSALAK; this is translated from the coding sequence GTGAAGACTTCTCGATCACGCAAGACGTCCTACTGCCGCCTGTGTCCCGCATCGTGTGGTGTCCTGCTCGATCTCGAGGACAACCAGATCGTTCGGGTGCTCGGTGATGCCCACCATCCGATTTCTGGCGGGTATACGTGCGCGAAGGGGCGCCGAGGCGCTGATCTCGCGCGCGGTCCGGATAGGTTGACGTCTTCGCTTCGGCGCACCGATACCGGCACACACGTGCCGGTATCGGTGCCGGAAGCGGTAACCGACATCGCGGCGCGCTTGAAGGCCGTCGTCGACGAACACGGACCGGAGTCGGTTGCCATGTTCATGGGGACACAACAGAACTTTGCGGCGTTGACCCCGCCGATGGCGCGTGCCTGGTTCCGTGGGACGGGTTCGCACAAGCTGTTCTCGACCATGACGATCGATCAATCCGCCAAATGGGTGGTCCAAGAGCGGATGGGAACCTATCTCGGCGGACGTCAGCGCTTCGAGACTGCCGATGTGTGGTTGCTTGCGGGGACAAATACTCTCGTCTCCGCGAATGGCGGAGACGGCGACGGTGCGGTCGTCCAGAATCCGTCCGTGACACTGCGAGAAGCGCGTGAGCGCGGGTTGCGGTTGATCGTTGTGGATCCTCGTCGGACGGAGACGGCAGCGCGAGCAGATCTGCACCTCGCGCCGCGTCCTGGCACAGATGCTGTGCTGTTTGCAGGCATGTTGAATCTTGTTCTCTCCGAAGAATTGTACGACCACGATTTCTGTCGACAGTATGCTGGCGACTTGCCCGAGCTTGCCGCCGCGGTTGCTGGTGCGACCCCGCAGATGGTGGAACGGGTCTGCAGCGTTCCGGAGGATCACGTGCGCACAGCCGCACGAATGTTTGCGTCCGCGTCTCGCGGGATGGCAACAACGGGCACGGGAGTGTGCATGGGTCCGCACTCCAACCTGGCCGAACATCTTGTGGCGGCGCTCAACGTCGTGTGCGGCCGATACCTTCGTGAGGGAGAGCCTGTCGACGATCGTTCGGCTCTCGGCCGATCCGTGCCGGCCCGGGCCGAAGTCTCACCTCCGGAAAGGGGATTCGAGACCGGATTCCGCAGTCGCATCGGTGGTATCCGCGCTATGCGAGGAGAATTACCGTCGGGAATTCTTGCCGACGAGATACTCGAAGACGGGCCGGATCGAATTCGAGCGCTTGTCGTCTCGGGTGGCAATCCGGCTGCGGCACTTCCGGACCGGGCCAAGGCGGTACACGCACTCGAATCGCTGGATCTGCTGGTCTGCGTCGACCCGTTGATGTCGGATACGGCAAGGCTTGCCGACTACGTCATTGCGCCGACCATGATGTACGAACGTGATGATCACACCATGCTGATGGAGGCATTCTTTCCGATACCGTTTGCACAGTACACATCTGCGGTTGTCGAGGCGCCGAGTGGTGCCGTCGACGACTGGCGGTTCTTCTTCGATCTCGCTGCCGCTTCCGGGCAGTCCGTGAAGTTTGCCGGGCGAGTTCTCGATCCGGACAACCCGCCGACGTCGCTCGATGCGCTCGCGATGCTGGCCGAGCGCGGTCGGGTGCCGTTCGACGATCTTCGTGTCGCGCAGCACGGTTATGTAGCGGGGCACAGTGGTTCGGTGGTAGGGCCGGCAAGTCCGGAAGGTTCCGGACACAGGTTGCGGCTACTGCCCGATGACGTTAGTGCAGAGCTGGTTTCACTACTGTCGGAATCGGTTGTCGCGGCTGAAGACCGACGATTCCCGATGCGTCTGACTGTGCGGCGTATCCGTGAGGCGATGAACTCGGTTGGTACGGCGCTGGACGGACTTGTACCCGGTGGACACAATCCCGCTCATCTGAATCCTGAAGACCTGGCTCGTCTGGGTGTGAACGACGGTGATCTTGTCATGGTGCGCTCGAAGTCGGGACAGCTGAAAGCGGTCGCACGTTCCGACCGCACCGTTCCATCCGGTGTGGTGTCGATGACCCATTGTTTCGGCGACTTGGATCCTGATGCCGACCCTCGTAGTAGTGGCAGCAATGTCAATCTTCTCACCGGCCGGTCCGAGGGCGCCCAGGCGATCAACGCGATGCCGACGATGACGGCGGTACCCGTGGCCGTGTATCCACTGTCGTCGGCACTTGCCAAGTAA
- a CDS encoding class I adenylate-forming enzyme family protein translates to MNLADLTRYWGKTRPQQQAIVFGDTSQTWAQVDAITDALARGLAARGVGKGDRVGVMMLNRPELAHVILATLKLGAISVPLNFRLIGKELAPMLVDSAPRVVIVEDELASLLEEGSAAVDFEIFAIGGSAHGRYESLLDVGTAPVVDISADDPAFICYTSGTTGAQKGAVITHRSAIAPGLAQVVAHGISGRDRAMCSAPLVYTGSVLSIFMQLVVVPGATMVLLREFDPEIALDTFEREQVTATTTVPVIWERMTMLPDFGVRKLAKFTFAGAGGAPVSLDLLDFYNDRGVPLTQVYGLTESSGMASSLTYADARTRPGFAGLPLAGTRIRIGDGSVAPGEVGEILVRGEHVMREYWNKPEATTATLVDGWLHTGDLGTQDEGGFLKVVDRSKDMVISGGLNVYPAEIEKALHGIDGLVDLAVIGVVDDRWGEVPMVVFHSDRAAADVVADITDVAGRNLSKYKWPRHALALDEPLPRTFSGKLAKAVLRERFPMAPTAAVPVVRASAVTAAD, encoded by the coding sequence ATGAATTTGGCGGACCTGACCCGGTACTGGGGGAAAACGCGGCCGCAGCAGCAGGCCATTGTTTTTGGTGACACGTCGCAGACGTGGGCGCAGGTGGATGCGATCACCGACGCGTTGGCGCGGGGTTTGGCAGCCCGTGGTGTGGGCAAGGGGGATCGGGTTGGGGTCATGATGCTCAATCGGCCTGAGTTGGCCCATGTCATTTTGGCGACGCTCAAGTTGGGTGCGATCAGTGTCCCGCTGAATTTCCGGTTGATCGGCAAGGAGCTTGCGCCGATGCTGGTCGATTCGGCGCCGCGGGTGGTGATCGTGGAGGACGAGTTGGCTTCTCTTCTTGAAGAGGGCTCTGCGGCAGTAGATTTCGAGATCTTTGCCATCGGTGGTAGTGCTCATGGCCGGTACGAGTCGTTGTTGGATGTGGGTACGGCTCCGGTTGTGGACATCTCGGCTGACGATCCCGCCTTCATTTGCTACACGTCGGGGACGACGGGAGCGCAGAAGGGTGCTGTCATCACACATCGCAGCGCAATCGCACCTGGCCTGGCACAGGTTGTGGCACATGGTATTTCGGGACGTGATCGAGCGATGTGTTCGGCGCCCCTGGTCTATACCGGTTCCGTGCTGTCGATCTTCATGCAGTTGGTGGTGGTACCGGGCGCAACGATGGTGCTTTTGCGCGAGTTCGATCCGGAGATCGCCCTCGACACATTCGAACGCGAACAGGTCACGGCGACGACCACGGTGCCCGTGATCTGGGAGCGCATGACGATGCTCCCCGATTTCGGCGTTCGGAAGCTTGCAAAGTTCACTTTCGCCGGTGCCGGTGGTGCTCCGGTCAGTCTCGATCTGCTCGATTTCTACAACGATCGGGGTGTTCCACTCACTCAGGTCTACGGGCTGACGGAATCGTCCGGCATGGCGTCGTCCTTGACGTACGCCGATGCCCGCACTCGCCCGGGATTCGCAGGGCTGCCGCTGGCAGGAACCAGGATACGGATCGGTGACGGTTCGGTCGCTCCCGGCGAGGTTGGTGAAATTCTGGTGCGCGGTGAGCACGTCATGCGTGAGTACTGGAACAAGCCTGAAGCTACGACGGCCACGCTGGTCGACGGTTGGCTACACACGGGCGATCTGGGCACGCAGGACGAGGGTGGGTTCCTCAAGGTGGTGGACCGCAGTAAGGACATGGTGATTTCCGGGGGTCTCAACGTCTATCCGGCGGAGATCGAGAAAGCCTTGCACGGTATCGACGGGTTGGTCGATCTTGCGGTGATCGGGGTGGTGGACGATCGCTGGGGTGAAGTTCCGATGGTCGTGTTCCACAGCGACCGTGCCGCTGCCGACGTCGTCGCGGACATTACCGACGTGGCCGGCCGAAACCTCTCGAAATACAAATGGCCACGTCACGCACTTGCCTTGGATGAACCATTGCCGCGCACGTTCTCCGGCAAACTTGCTAAAGCTGTTCTCCGGGAGCGCTTTCCCATGGCTCCGACGGCGGCTGTTCCAGTAGTTCGGGCATCGGCAGTTACAGCTGCCGACTGA